One Silene latifolia isolate original U9 population chromosome 4, ASM4854445v1, whole genome shotgun sequence DNA segment encodes these proteins:
- the LOC141650996 gene encoding uncharacterized protein LOC141650996 produces MYNNLFAFSSFGGDYIASTQKGIYVFQLHGQIYHNVPKLLPDNCKPKYLQLYFYDGQHEALNRIGCFPEVRGDIVNTLIQITTDNPYARFFRSLRELPINENTQIRIHRNPVLDQRVYNAPTSDEVAVIWTDNSSSSESSTPHIIVTAKNNQSHRIMHYYGCYDPLQYPLLFPYGECGWVQGLQKLNSNAAQRGANVHSRISSELSQTVECLLEDESNREHRAANIGKRVILPPTFLGGPRDMKKRYLNSMALVHRFGKPDLRRNTGDVVVIRKHNLDNRWVIPYNPYLLSLFDCHLNVESRTPLTRVFQTSATEGCPKLLYGEFTEHYRWDTGSRTWEKRKNKVIAIGRLVFVAPAEGERFFLRLLLLHIRGPTSFEYLKTVDGYVCATFQEAALRHRLVEEEDAAELCMAEACAIQMPIVLRRLFSTLLIFAQPKDPSLLWSTHYESLSDDFRFQFPNDPLKISQLTARAVERYLEAMGKTMAEFGLDHLDTSTDDDVRRNRDIVDALDAAIPEDCKLCKSLLNPAQKDAFTTIMGHIQSSKPGAFFIDGPGGTGKTFLYKALYAEVRMMGEIVLPTASSGIAAANIPGGRTTHSQFKIPLECDISLACDVPKQSSLAALIRSTSLIIWDEASMSKRQNIESLDHLLRDLCDPNQLFGGKVVVFGGDFRQTLPILPRKSQHEVVEASLFSSHLWPRLIKFSLTENLRAKDDPEFAKFLLALGNGELQTKECENIELPDGIVRVLDQSSPNPIADLAALAFPELAFGTFDPNLFTDRAILTPLNDDVDAINDALIDQFPGQSVTYTSHDSMLDNTCAVYPAEFINKLNPGGMSPHKLVLKENCPVILIRNLQPSFGLCNGTRLICKKFLPNTIECVIMTGQNRGDTVLIPRIKLRPAPSANYPFQFQRNQFPLKLSFAMTVNKCQGQTLSQVAVYLPRPCFSHGQLYVALSRARKAKDVTVVAAPGPETVPATFVRNVVSYEALTLAGIVPLSTI; encoded by the exons ATGTATAACAACTTATTTGCCTTTAGCTCATTTGGTGGAGATTATATAGCATCCACTCAGAAAGGTATTTACGTCTTTCAACTTCATGGCCAAATATATCATAACGTACCTAAATTGCTTCCCGATAATTGTAAACCCAAATATTTGCAGCTATATTTCTATGATGGTCAACATGAAGCATTGAATCGCATTGGATGCTTCCCCGAAGTCAGAGGGGATATCGTTAACACCCTTATACAAATTACAACTGACAATCCCTATGCCCGTTTCTTTCGCTCCCTAAGAGAACTACCCATTAATGAAAATACCCAAATAAGAATTCACAGAAATCCTGTTCTAGACCAACGAGTGTATAATGCGCCCACATCTGATGAGGTCGCTGTTATTTGGACAGATAACTCATCATCTAGCGAGTCTAGCACTCCACATATAATTGTGACTGCGAAGAATAACCAATCCCATAGAATAATGCATTACTATGGGTGCTACGATCCTTTGCAGTACCCATTACTTTTCCCATACGGAGAATGTGGGTGGGTGCAAGGGCTTCAAAAGTTAAACTCAAATGCAGCCCAGAGAGGGGCCAATGTTCATAGTAGGATATCTTCTGAACTTAGCCAAACCGTCGAGTGCCTGTTAGAAGATGAATCAAACC GTGAACATCGCGCGGCGAACATTGGCAAGCGAGTTATTTTGCCACCGACTTTCTTGGGAGGACCCCGGGACATGAAAAAAAGATATCTGAACTCAATGGCTCTTGTTCATAGGTTTGGAAAGCCAGATCT GAGACGCAACACAGGCGACGTGGTGGTTATACGGAAGCACAATCTCGACAACAGATGGGTTATCCCTTATAACCCATACTTATTGTCACTGTTTGACTGTCATCTGAATGTTGAA AGCCGCACACCTCTAACTCGAGTTTTTCAGACAAGTGCAACCGAAGGATGCCCCAAATTGTTGTATGGTGAATTCACAGAGCATTACCGCTGGGATACGGGGTCTAGAACTTGGGAAAAGAGGAAAAACAAAGTTATTGCAATTGGCAGACTGGTTTTTGTAGCACCGGCCGAAGGTGAGAGGTTTTTCCTAAGGCTGTTGTTACTACACATCCGAGGTCCCACCTCATTTGAGTATCTGAAAACGGTGGATGGATACGTGTGTGCAACATTCCAAGAGGCGGCCTTGCGACACAGGTTGGTTGAAGAAGAGGATGCTGCCGAATTATGTATGGCAGAAGCGTGTGCAATACAGATGCCTATTGTACTTCGTCGCCTTTTCTCAACATTACTAATTTTCGCCCAACCAAAGGATCCGTCCTTGTTATGGAGTACACACTACGAATCGTTATCAGATGATTTTAGATTTCAGTTTCCTAACGACCCACTGAAAATTAGTCAGCTAACAGCACGTGCAGTCGAGAGGTATTTAGAAGCCATGGGAAAGACAATGGCAGAGTTTGGGCTGGATCATCTAGATACCTCCACTGACGACGACGTTCGACGTAATAGAGATATAGTTGATGCTCTGGATGCAGCAATACCTGAAGATTGCAAATTGTGTAAATCTCTGTTAAATCCAGCTCAAAAAGACGCATTTACAACAATTATGGGACACATACAGTCGTCAAAACCAGGGGCATTCTTTATAGACGGACCAGGGGGCACCGGTAAAACTTTCTTATACAAAGCATTGTACGCTGAGGTGCGCATGATGGGCGAAATTGTGTTACCTACAGCGTCTTCAGGAATAGCTGCAGCTAACATTCCCGGCGGGCGAACAACACATTCACAGTTCAAAATACCCTTGGAATGTGACATATCTCTGGCATGTGACGTCCCCAAACAAAGTAGCCTAGCTGCATTGATCCGTTCAACAAGTTTGATAATTTGGGATGAGGCTTCAATGTCAAAACGCCAAAATATTGAGTCTCTAGACCATCTACTTCGAGACTTGTGTGACCCAAACCAGCTTTTTGGAGGAAAGGTGGTTGTATTCGGAGGCGACTTTCGGCAAACACTTCCTATTCTACCTCGAAAATCCCAGCATGAAGTCGTAGAAGCAAGTTTGTTCAGCTCACACCTCTGGCCAAGGCTTATTAAATTTAGCCTGACTGAAAACCTACGTGCTAAAGATGATCCGGAATTTGCAAAGTTTTTACTTGCACTTGGCAATGGCGAGTTACAAACGAAAGAATGTGAGAACATAGAACTTCCTGATGGTATTGTCAGAGTTCTGGACCAGTCAAGTCCAAATCCAATTGCTGATTTAGCGGCACTTGCATTTCCAGAATTAGCATTTGGGACCTTTGATCCTAACCTATTTACAGATCGAGCTATTTTAACACCCTTAAATGACGATGTTGATGCGATTAATGACGCTCTAATTGACCAATTCCCAGGACAATCTGTAACGTACACAAGTCACGATTCAATGTTAGATAACACCTGTGCAGTCTATCCTGCTGAGTTCATCAACAAATTGAATCCGGGGGGAATGAGTCCTCACAAACTTGTACTTAAAGAAAATTGCCCCGTCATTTTGATTCGTAACCTCCAACCATCATTTGGCTTATGCAATGGTACACGACTAATATGTAAGAAGTTTTTACCAAACACAATTGAATGTGTAATTATGACTGGGCAAAACAGGGGAGACACCGTACTGATACCACGGATCAAACTCCGCCCAGCTCCTTCAGCGAACTATCCTTTTCAATTTCAGAGGAACCAGTTTCCATTGAAGCTCAGCTTTGCAATGACAGTCAACAAATGTCAAGGTCAAACTTTAAGTCAGGTTGCTGTGTACCTACCTCGCCCGTGTTTCTCTCATGGACAGCTATACGTGGCACTATCCAGAGCACGGAAAGCAAAAGACGTTACAGTTGTCGCAGCACCGGGGCCGGAAACAGTTCCTGCTACCTTCGTCAGAAACGTCGTATCATATGAAGCTCTAACCCTTGCAGGAATTGTACCACTTTCTACCATTTAA